Proteins encoded by one window of Eremothecium cymbalariae DBVPG#7215 chromosome 1, complete sequence:
- the UBP16 gene encoding putative ubiquitin-specific protease UBP16 (similar to Ashbya gossypii AEL242W): MATIVLPSFMSLIVYFISAYRSANSKFGIVQRLLSSRYNNTQLLILGGVTVISYYILGPSISGWLSPGSADMFKSSPREDRYTTGLTNSRNDCFANSSIQALASLPALAEYLNGVTEVVRSTRQALGLLVPRDDAADFSDHGGMPSKKSASPFTDPAAVSANCAAANGKEPEGNHVTPDLLLPDLRMHEALSIMIHNLQQPVKNYTQTSLQPLLHTLEQIHNAKISSGQNDAHEFSQILFETLEKERLALKTFLEKQQLSDIRIPEFPFQGSLATNLICLRCNNSSKVNVHRFTMHSLPVPQMSSASLKDMMFDNQTETIEGYSCISCRLRAILNNERQRDYHNVSQEERAKLDDLAKLLPRICINDDLPEPLELYVKSYHKDGCHIPSLKSRILKRTVVVSSPKVLLLHLSRSVFDGVTYTKNSCNVLFPEDLILNEQEIKEDRCIAVHCVRYKLQAMIKHTGTHFQGHYEVFRHKPDFVKDLKSRAVFISSPTVALPVCTSSSTSKNALLSFAASYSTPITEAIDAVTTTSPAAETIPDTTQCNNNNNPPQKPPRSSTLKRIAHLMPSKQQTTPSRTTDSSNSSEQEIHPIPSSEVSSNPAVGQPHRPSSASSNMINTHSATATTSTDDITDCPASITAPALSTPNPTTYRKIKHVSTHPWWHISDTQVAERKTSELVAETKHVYMLYYQQLPP, from the coding sequence ATGGCGACTATTGTTTTGCCATCATTTATGTCCCTTATAGTATACTTTATAAGTGCTTATCGTTCGGCCAATAGCAAGTTTGGAATTGTTCAAAGGTTGCTTAGCAGTCGCTATAACAACACACAGCTTCTTATATTGGGTGGCGTAACTGTTATTTCATATTATATACTGGGTCCTTCAATATCAGGCTGGCTGTCCCCAGGTAGCGCAGATATGTTCAAGAGTTCCCCAAGGGAGGACAGATATACCACCGGACTAACGAACAGTCGGAACGACTGTTTTGCAAATTCGTCGATACAAGCCCTTGCATCGTTGCCTGCGTTGGCAGAATACTTGAACGGCGTTACGGAAGTCGTAAGGAGCACACGTCAGGCTCTGGGCTTATTGGTTCCCAGGGACGATGCAGCGGATTTCAGCGATCACGGTGGAATGCCCTCGAAAAAGTCGGCGTCGCCGTTTACAGATCCAGCAGCGGTGTCAGCAAACTGTGCAGCTGCAAATGGCAAGGAGCCCGAAGGGAACCATGTGACTCCGGACTTGCTGTTACCGGATCTTCGCATGCACGAAGCCCTTAGCATTATGATCCACAATCTGCAACAGCCTGTGAAGAATTACACACAAACCTCGCTGCAGCCATTGTTGCATACTTTGGAACAGATTCACAATGCCAAGATTTCTTCAGGACAAAACGATGCACACGAGTTTTCGCAGATCCTCTTTGAGACGCTGGAAAAAGAGCGTCTGGCACTGAAGACATTTCTTGAGAAGCAGCAGCTTTCAGATATACGTATTCCAGAATTCCCTTTTCAAGGTTCTCTGGCTACTAATCTCATCTGTTTGAGGTGCAACAATTCCTCTAAGGTAAATGTACACCGTTTTACAATGCATTCGTTGCCTGTGCCCCAGATGTCTAGTGCAAGCTTAAAAGATATGATGTTCGACAACCAAACAGAGACAATTGAGGGTTATTCGTGCATTTCGTGTAGGTTGAGAGCCATTCTCAACAACGAAAGACAGCGCGATTATCATAATGTCTCACAGGAAGAGCGAGCAAAATTGGATGATCTCGCTAAGCTTCTGCCACGCATTTGCATCAACGACGACCTACCGGAACCCCTTGAACTTTACGTTAAATCATACCATAAAGATGGCTGCCATATTCCGAGCCTCAAATCCAGAATACTAAAACGTACCGTTGTAGTTAGTTCTCCAAAAGTCCTTCTACTGCACTTATCTCGTTCTGTTTTTGACGGTGTCACCTACACCAAAAATTCCTGCAATGTACTTTTCCCAGAAGATCTGATCCTCAACGAAcaagaaattaaagaagacAGATGTATAGCCGTACATTGCGTACGCTACAAGCTCCAAGCAATGATCAAACACACAGGAACTCATTTCCAAGGTCACTATGAGGTGTTCCGCCACAAACCCGACTTCGTAAAAGACCTGAAGTCCCGCGCAGTCTTCATATCTTCGCCCACCGTCGCCCTTCCCGTCTGCACATCCTCCTCGACATCCAAAAACGCACTACTGAGTTTTGCAGCCAGTTATAGCACCCCAATAACCGAGGCCATCGACGCAGTAACTACAACGAGCCCTGCCGCCGAAACCATCCCCGACACCACGCaatgcaacaacaacaacaacccTCCACAAAAACCGCCCAGATCCTCAACCCTCAAAAGAATCGCACACCTGATGCCCAGCAAACAACAAACCACCCCCTCCAGAACAACAGACTCCAGCAACTCCTCCGAACAAGAAATCCACCCGATACCCTCCAGCGAAGTCTCCTCCAACCCCGCCGTAGGACAGCCCCACCGCCCATCCTCTGCCTCGTCGAACATGATAAATACTCACTCCGCCACTGCTACTACCTCCACCGACGACATCACCGACTGTCCTGCCAGCATCACCGCC
- the CAR2 gene encoding ornithine-oxo-acid transaminase (similar to Ashbya gossypii AER123W), translating to MVSVDFNISSKTTVEYENEYSAHNYHPLPVVFHRASGAHVWDPEGKEYLDFLSAYSAVNQGHCHPEIIKALVDQASQLTLSSRAFSNDCFAVFAKYVTEYFGYEMVLPMNTGAEAVETAIKLARRWGYMKKGILQGEAIVLGAQGNFHGRTFGAISLSTDEEDSKKDFGPFLANTTAELPGGAGASIRYGVIEDLERALEHSGDKIAAIILEPIQGEAGIVVPPSSYLLGVQTLCRKYNVLFICDEIQTGIGRTGKLLCYEHSEGVKPDVILLGKAISGGVLPVSCVLSSKEIMSCFSPGSHGSTYGGNPLSSRVAIAALEVVRKENLVERARVLGDKFQADLQKLKTESYGVISEVRGKGLLTAIVIDPSKANHRTAWDLCLLMKDEGVLAKPTHEHIIRLAPPLVISEEDLQKGIVAIKRALEKLPMAERSSH from the coding sequence ATGGTGTCAGttgattttaatatttcTTCGAAAACTACAGTTGAGTACGAAAACGAGTATTCAGCCCATAACTATCATCCTCTGCCTGTGGTTTTCCACCGTGCGTCAGGTGCACATGTTTGGGATCCCGAGGGGAAGGAATACTTGGACTTTTTGTCTGCGTATTCTGCGGTGAACCAGGGCCATTGTCACCCTGAGATCATCAAGGCACTTGTTGATCAAGCGTCGCAGTTGACATTGTCCTCGCGGGCGTTTTCCAATGATTgttttgctgtttttgCCAAGTATGTGACGGAGTACTTTGGATACGAGATGGTTTTGCCAATGAACACTGGGGCGGAAGCCGTTGAGACTGCGATCAAGTTGGCGAGACGGTGGGGGTACATGAAGAAAGGCATTCTTCAGGGTGAGGCTATAGTTTTGGGGGCACAGGGTAATTTCCATGGACGCACGTTTGGTGCTATCTCGTTGTCTACAGATGAGGAAGACTCGAAGAAGGATTTTGGGCCATTCCTGGCCAACACTACTGCCGAGTTGCCTGGTGGGGCGGGAGCGTCTATTAGGTATGGTGTGATTGAGGATTTAGAAAGGGCTCTTGAACATTCTGGGGATAAGATTGCGGCCATTATCTTGGAACCTATTCAGGGCGAGGCAGGGATTGTCGTTCCTCCTTCGAGCTACTTACTGGGTGTGCAGACGCTGTGCCGTAAATACAATGTGTTGTTCATCTGTGATGAGATTCAGACTGGTATCGGACGTACTGGGAAGTTGTTGTGTTACGAACACTCAGAGGGCGTCAAGCCTGACGTTATTCTGTTAGGAAAGGCTATCTCAGGCGGTGTTCTACCTGTGTCTTGCGTGCTGTCCTCGAAGGAGATCATGTCGTGTTTCTCTCCAGGCTCTCATGGCTCCACATATGGAGGTAATCCCTTGTCCTCCCGCGTTGCTATAGCTGCGTTAGAGGTCGTTAGAAAGGAAAACTTGGTCGAACGTGCCCGTGTATTGGGTGATAAGTTCCAGGCCGACCTGCAGAAACTAAAGACGGAATCCTATGGTGTTATCTCTGAAGTTCGTGGTAAGGGCCTACTCACAGCAATCGTTATAGATCCATCGAAGGCTAACCACAGGACCGCTTGGGACTTGTGTCTATTGATGAAAGACGAAGGTGTGCTCGCCAAACCAACTCACGAACACATCATTCGTTTGGCGCCCCCATTGGTCATCTCCGAAGAGGACCTCCAAAAAGGTATAGTTGCAATCAAGAGGGCCTTGGAGAAGCTTCCAATGGCTGAAAGGTCTTCTCACTAG
- a CDS encoding uncharacterized protein (similar to Ashbya gossypii AER122c) produces MTTSRPSSGNTMAGYKRQLNSRTREGSEQCNEYQNELSTIGMRIRQAVDNGYQAPHDPVRGRDDAQDQFSNVCVQDNSRFTTPEYKRTSMEGGRQPPMLVNQRTMSSSSSLEAWETNLDERLSLIENAIMRNKLGAGDFMMSGTKRGFDQLEMDRW; encoded by the coding sequence ATGACGACCTCAAGACCAAGTAGCGGAAACACGATGGCGGGTTACAAAAGACAATTGAATAGCAGGACTAGAGAGGGTTCGGAGCAGTGTAATGAGTATCAGAATGAGCTTTCGACAATCGGAATGCGTATCAGGCAGGCGGTAGACAACGGCTACCAGGCCCCCCACGATCCTGTAAGAGGGCGTGATGATGCTCAGGACCAGTTTTCGAATGTTTGTGTGCAAGATAACTCACGGTTTACAACCCCTGAATACAAGAGAACGTCTATGGAGGGTGGCAGGCAGCCACCGATGCTTGTGAACCAGCGTACTAtgtcttcatcttcgtcgtTAGAAGCGTGGGAGACGAATCTAGATGAACGTTTAAGTTTGATTGAGAACGCGATAATGCGCAACAAGTTAGGGGCAGGCGATTTTATGATGAGTGGTACCAAGAGAGGGTTTGATCAGCTAGAAATGGATAGGTGGTAG